Proteins encoded by one window of Cloeon dipterum chromosome 4, ieCloDipt1.1, whole genome shotgun sequence:
- the LOC135941643 gene encoding uncharacterized protein LOC135941643 isoform X1 encodes MKVYQSFSLLLALAATLLEIALAQHSPRNVQQRSRLHSPGRNKKVKRHNLQRPVKPVYHSPPINAFSLKDLHKDEEEEVFPPAPIRSSTHGTRFSGFSKPLLSADGSDEAKYFASLNNQFSAPNFGSEYFSPSPSLFKQGKPASVSRPPKKGSSFGLYGPDFGSITDLYDDKDAVNDGLESFAGSFKKPYHTFEIAETPKLLKPTYASVKPANIQHVASSGHGFPSNFYSGGDDESYNHKDAHYNFGYEVSNPGKHSYDPQVFGHGEQRDGDTTKGRYHVLLPDGRHQNVAYTADHSGYHAQVSYTSRNGR; translated from the exons ATGAAAGTGTATCAG AGCTTTTCTCTTCTGCTCGCGCTAGCTGCAACTTTATTGGAGATTGCCTTGGCACAACACAGTCCAAGAAATGTTCAACAGAGAAGTCGCCTTCATTCCCCAGGAAGGAACAAGAAG GTGAAGCGACACAACTTGCAGAGACCAGTGAAACCTGTTTATCATTCACCACCGATAAACGCATTCTCCCTGAAAGACCTGCACAAGGACGa GGAGGAAGAAGTTTTCCCACCTGCACCCATTCGCTCATCCACTCACGGCACTCGCTTCTCCGGTTTCTCCAAACCTCTTCTCTCAGCGGACGGCTCGGACGAAGCAAAATACTTCGCCTCGCTCAACAACCAGTTTTCAGCCCCTAATTTCGGCTCGGAATATTTCAGCCCGAGCCCGAGCCTGTTCAAGCAGGGAAAACCAGCCTCCGTGTCGCGTCCACCAAAGAAGGGATCGAGCTTTGGGCTTTACGGACCCGACTTCGGCAGCATCACCGACCTCTACGACGACAAGGACGCCGTCAACGATGGACTTGAATCGTTTGCTGGAAGTTTCAAGAAACCTTACCATACTTTCGAGATCGCAGAAACGCCCAAGTTGCTCAAACCAACCTACGCGTCCGTCAAGCCGGCCAACATTCAACACGTGGCCAGCAGTGGACACGGATTCCCTAGCAACTTTTACTCTGGAGGAGATGATGAg AGCTACAATCACAAAGATGCGCACTACAACTTCGGCTACGAAGTCTCGAACCCTGGCAAGCACAGCTACGATCCTCAGGTATTCGGTCACGGCGAGCAGAGGGACGGCGACACTACCAAGGGCCGGTACCACGTGCTGCTACCTGACGGCCGGCACCAGAACGTCGCCTATACCGCCGATCACTCTGGCTACCACGCGCAGGTTTCTTACACCTCGCGGAACGGCCGGTGA
- the LOC135941641 gene encoding uncharacterized protein LOC135941641, translating into MTSTSTIIFVLFALQFANGQNCPPEEPRLKLRKEQVKEPINGTGIIYKGRVFEEGEFSESKGFFFICKCDVIPCIKTCTDLEKGEFFAPKEGFEIDVELEDGTSKRVDFYKHFYAYSETRDCTLFTLHESGYKILSNGSFLIESVLLDNSEFCIAMEKTGELSIKMCEEDLDQEEIDIFYETVENYKTFSIEISVSACFLLLALIAILVSSERQTMLGILSICFCTTLIIFYLISAIVMYYIAEESDEDSRCTSIAFLLLIVGLSPYCWLTSMCLEYYLAERDRKVVRLIGFAIFSTIVPCGFYLIAFAVEWMDHEFLENCNFHDIPLLTQFLDWPSGVICLANFPILAFTIYKQRLVAKWVVVNVLLTILMIIPPLTHLFSTWITEISSSTKVFVFHFNCLSGIFVFVIIFFLLLPQGCCSKHGVYRTQQQSQ; encoded by the exons ATGACGTCAACGAGTACGATCATCTTCGTTTTATTCGCGCTTCAATTTGCAAATGGGCAAAATTGCCCTCCCGAAGAGCCGCGGCTCAAACTGCGAAAGGAGCAGGTTAAAGAGCCCATAAATGGAACTGGTATTATATACAAAGGAAGAGTCTTCGAGGAAGGAGAATTTTCTGAGAGCAAAgggtttttctttatttgcaAGTGTGACGTCATCCCCTGCATAAAAACTTGCACTGATCTTG AAAAAGGAGAATTTTTTGCGCCGAAAGAAGGTTTCGAAATTGACGTAGAGCTGGAAGATGGTACATCAAAGAGAGTGGATTTTTACAAGCACTTCTACGCTTACAGCGAAACACGCGATTGCACTTTGTTTACGCTGCATGAGAGTGGCTACAAAATATTATCCAATGGAAGCTTCTTAATCGAATCAGTTTTGTTGGATAATTCAGAATTCTGCATTGCAATGGAAAAG actggAGAGCTGAGCATAAAAATGTGCGAAGAAGACCTGGATCAGGaagaaattgatattttctaCGAGACggttgaaaattacaaaacttttTCCATCGAGATTTCTGTGTCCGCCTGTTTCCTCCTTCTGGCCCTCATCGCGATTTTGGTCTCGAGTGAGAGACAAACTATGcttggaattctttcaatttGCTTCTGCACCACTCTGATAATATTCTACTTGATTTCTGCAATCGTTATGTATTATATCGCCGAAGAATCAGATGAGGATAGCCGATGCACGTCAATAg CTTTCCTTTTGTTGATCGTTGGGTTGAGCCCGTACTGCTGGCTAACCTCGATGTGTTTGGAGTATTATTTAGCAGAGAG agaCAGAAAGGTTGTCCGACTTATTGGATTTGCTATTTTCTCGACAATTGTGCCATgcggattttatttaattgcatttgcTGTTGAATGGATGGACCAcgaatttttggaaaactgcAACTTTCACG ATATTCCGCTGCTTACTCAATTCCTTGACTGGCCAAGTGGTGTAATTTGCCTCGCTAACTTTCCTATTCTTgcatttacaatttacaagCAAAGACTGGTTGCAAAATG GGTTGTAGTCAACGTTTTGCTTACGATTTTGATGATAATTCCTCCTTTGACGCACCTGTTCTCAACGTGGATCACAGAAATTTCTTCTTCGACCAAAGTTTTCGTGTTTCACTTTAATTGTTTGAGCGGAATTTTTGTCTTTGTTATAATCTTTTTCTTGCTTTTGCCGCAGGGATGCTGTTCTAAACATGGCGTGTACCGAACACAACAACAAagtcaatga
- the LOC135941643 gene encoding uncharacterized protein LOC135941643 isoform X2: MKVYQSFSLLLALAATLLEIALAQHSPRNVQQRSRLHSPGRNKKVKRHNLQRPVKPVYHSPPINAFSLKDLHKDDPSPSLFKQGKPASVSRPPKKGSSFGLYGPDFGSITDLYDDKDAVNDGLESFAGSFKKPYHTFEIAETPKLLKPTYASVKPANIQHVASSGHGFPSNFYSGGDDESYNHKDAHYNFGYEVSNPGKHSYDPQVFGHGEQRDGDTTKGRYHVLLPDGRHQNVAYTADHSGYHAQVSYTSRNGR, encoded by the exons ATGAAAGTGTATCAG AGCTTTTCTCTTCTGCTCGCGCTAGCTGCAACTTTATTGGAGATTGCCTTGGCACAACACAGTCCAAGAAATGTTCAACAGAGAAGTCGCCTTCATTCCCCAGGAAGGAACAAGAAG GTGAAGCGACACAACTTGCAGAGACCAGTGAAACCTGTTTATCATTCACCACCGATAAACGCATTCTCCCTGAAAGACCTGCACAAGGACGa CCCGAGCCCGAGCCTGTTCAAGCAGGGAAAACCAGCCTCCGTGTCGCGTCCACCAAAGAAGGGATCGAGCTTTGGGCTTTACGGACCCGACTTCGGCAGCATCACCGACCTCTACGACGACAAGGACGCCGTCAACGATGGACTTGAATCGTTTGCTGGAAGTTTCAAGAAACCTTACCATACTTTCGAGATCGCAGAAACGCCCAAGTTGCTCAAACCAACCTACGCGTCCGTCAAGCCGGCCAACATTCAACACGTGGCCAGCAGTGGACACGGATTCCCTAGCAACTTTTACTCTGGAGGAGATGATGAg AGCTACAATCACAAAGATGCGCACTACAACTTCGGCTACGAAGTCTCGAACCCTGGCAAGCACAGCTACGATCCTCAGGTATTCGGTCACGGCGAGCAGAGGGACGGCGACACTACCAAGGGCCGGTACCACGTGCTGCTACCTGACGGCCGGCACCAGAACGTCGCCTATACCGCCGATCACTCTGGCTACCACGCGCAGGTTTCTTACACCTCGCGGAACGGCCGGTGA
- the Mf gene encoding uncharacterized protein Mf: protein MLLKTHLDIISRNEPIQRKARFWQSYVRALKGTEDIKAPENSRTPRSIYRPIYSEFPELSSKLDTWPLSKSLYEDPAIAHERISSPGYRYQPISRETYGYSPRNFLYRDPIRIEEKKPKALPNETQAWNDHMERMAAMGRLAPFRRSMSPPPRPSLRARSASPVRARSASPFERASSPFIRESSPFTRSTSPSPILGYTYAGYPIYTRDGISRPALVRIMSPSPYLSAASVVRDPWWYAYPELKPFETDYVYRTSPSYLRRSYLSPVKNRYLWNQHPVRPF from the exons ATGCTGCTCAAGACCCACCTCGACATCATCAGCAGGAACGAGCCTATCCAGAGGAAGGCGAGGTTCTGGCAGTCCTACGTCCGCGCCCTCAAGG gCACTGAGGACATCAAGGCGCCAGAAAACAGCCGCACTCCCCGCAGCATTTACCGTCCTATCTACTCCGAGTTCCCCGAGCTTTCCTCCAAGCTGGACACCTGGCCACTCAGCAAGAGCCTGTATGAGGACCCCGCGATCGCGCACGAGCGCATCAGCTCTCCCGGCTACCGTTACCAGCCCATCTCGAGGGAAACCTACGGATACTCGCCACGCAACTTCCTCTACCGCGACCCCATCCGCATCG AAGAAAAAAAGCCTAAAGCACTGCCTAACGAGACGCAAGCGTGGAACGACCACATGGAGAGGATGGCGGCCATGGGCAGGCTGGCACCCTTCCGACGCTCCATGTCACCTCCCCCGAGACCGTCCCTGCGAGCCAGGTCGGCTTCACCAGTCAGGGCACGCTCCGCCTCGCCCTTCGAGCGCGCCTCTTCGCCCTTCATCAGGGAATCCTCCCCATTCACCAGGTCCACGTCGCCGTCTCCCATCCTGGGATACACATATGCAG GCTATCCGATTTACACCCGCGACGGGATCAGCCGTCCTGCGCTTGTGCGCATCATGAGCCCAAGCCCTTACTTGTCAGCAGCCTCAGTTGTGCGCGACCCTTGGTGGTATGCCTACCCTGAGCTGAAGCCCTTCGAAACCGACTATGTGTACCGCACTTCGCCATCATACCTGAGGAGATCGTACCTGTCTCCGGTGAAGAACAGGTACCTCTGGAACCAACACCCCGTCAGGCCATTTT aa
- the LOC135941642 gene encoding zinc finger protein 16-like: MDNADGHPVEDTAPAAVFHTNGIIREIIPLDRVVGDFEFVSVPSATSGTMEPEEFDPLSVTSSSEPVVPTKKMKMSQTFVLGPGGVLRNMHPSDPSMQRQVLIPAGSLLRLVPPTSSQPPNASTGVKKEAEEGSLDESGLKVKLQRLPRKTANTNECWHCNTKVANLVRHLENEECFTPIVKCSYCQRIFTSEHKYDDHFENCSEKRIFCEVCNKTFLSGFLFTYHWYHTHTEQIPKDSGNCQHCNGWCQMLVGVKKPRCAICSSTYSSRAGLMRHVYESHLKTDFLIARIFRKRLTCQLCFNNFGTVAEMINHYLRMDCNFRRCEICSAVFKDQTKLVQHVYMCHNNSSVVREPGNYHECKNCNPQPVACTTQIITVKAEKTNLD, encoded by the exons ATGGACAATGCAGACGGACACCCTGTGGAGGACACTGCTCCTGCGGCTGTATTTCACACCAATGGCATCATTAGAGAAATC ATACCACTTGATAGGGTGGTAGGTGACTTTGAATTCGTGTCCGTACCGTCCGCTACTTCTGGAACCATGGAGCCGGAGGAATTTGACCCATTGTCAGTCACATCGAGTAGTGAGCCA GTAGTTCCGACCAAAAAGATGAAGATGTCTCAAACATTCGTACTAGGTCCAGGTGGCGTGTTAAGAAACATGCATCCATCGGATCCATCAATGCAGCGCCAAGTTCTAATCCCAGCAGGTTCATTGCTCAGACTGGTCCCCCCTACAAGCTCCCAACCCCCTAATGCGAGTACAGGGGTGAAGAAAGAAGCAGAAGAAGGCTCTTTAGATGAGTCGGGTCTGAAGGTGAAGCTGCAGAGGCTGCCGAGGAAGACTGCTAATACAAACGAGTGCTGGCACTGCAACACCAAGGTGGCCAACCTGGTGCGACATTTGGAAAATGAGGAGTGCTTCACGCCGATAGTCAAGTGTTCTTACTGCCAGCGCATCTTCACCAGCGAGCACAAGTATGACGATCACTTCGAAAACTGCAGTGAGAAGCGCATCTTTTGTGAAGTCTGTAACAAGACCTTCCTGTCAGGCTTCCTCTTCACATACCATTG GtaccacacacacaccgagCAGATCCCAAAGGACTCTGGAAACTGCCAGCATTGCAACGGCTGGTGCCAGATGTTGGTGGGGGTGAAGAAACCCCGATGTGCCATCTGTAGTTCAACCTACTCTTCCCGTGCCGGCCTAATGCGCCATGTGTACGAAAGCCACCTCAAAACAGACTTCCTGATCGCCCGGATCTTCAGGAAGCGGCTCACGTGCCAGTTGTGCTTCAACAACTTTGGCACAGTGGCCGAAATGATCAACCACTACCTTCGCATGGACTGCAACTTCAGGAGGTGCGAGATCTGCTCGGCCGTGTTTAAAGACCAGACGAAACTCGTGCAACACGTCTACATGTGTCACAACAACTCTTCAGTGGTGCGCGAGCCTGGAAACTACCACGAGTGTAAGAATTGCAACCCTCAGCCTGTTGCGTGCACAACTCAAATTATTACTGTCAAGGCAGAAAAGACGAACTTGGATTGA